The Streptomyces sp. RKAG293 genome includes a region encoding these proteins:
- a CDS encoding UvrD-helicase domain-containing protein, with product MPQIAITNTFWEGVDRLDKPARARVHKAMGKFQHMTVPQLHADKGLHLESVVSSRDPRMRTIRVDDGLRIVLLAPDDGSDLFVLVHVVSHDKAYSWAKRRLYTVNAVTRCLEVRDLTAMEQITPLFAQEAQAAPQLLFTAWSDTALRHLGIDDVTLRAARTITGKAQLEAFGSLMPEDQFEALWLLAEGFDADEVYRDLVTVRQVAPVDESDAEQGELAAAVSRTRSRIALITGPEELADILAKPFDAWRIFLHPAQRRIAYRPGYRGPAQITGGPGTGKTVVALHRVKHLLNRSPDSRVLLTTYTGALTRSLRAGLALLLDHDQALLGRVTVTTVDALARRTVQELDGAPGAVLGDKDERRRWQRLASELGLPWNGAFLSQEYRHVVLAQDLRAHAEYALCRRRGRGSALGRAQRERAWQAMAQFEDELSHDRSCTWLQLCAQAARLLRDKPGEGPSYDHVVVDEAQDLHPAQWRLLRALVPEGPDDLFLTGDPHQRIYDAQVSLRSLGISVAGRGARLRLNYRSTEEILRWSRALLGGEPVTDLTGDEPDSLSGYRSLLHGERPVCEGYGTESAEADAVVRRVRDWVAAGVAPSEIAVCARFHTQTTGIGERLAEAGLPVVRVKDGEPEGTAGVRISSLHSLKGLEFRCVAVAGVTNSAFPFQTAVTPAAVDPLQHATDLAAERCLLFVACTRAREALYVSYSGRPSTFLDRVGSAA from the coding sequence ATGCCACAGATCGCGATCACCAACACCTTCTGGGAGGGCGTGGACCGGCTGGACAAGCCGGCCCGCGCCCGTGTCCACAAGGCGATGGGGAAGTTCCAGCACATGACCGTCCCGCAACTCCACGCGGACAAGGGGCTGCATCTGGAGTCCGTGGTCAGCTCGCGCGACCCGCGCATGCGTACGATCCGGGTCGACGACGGGCTGCGCATCGTGCTGCTCGCGCCTGACGACGGCAGCGACCTCTTCGTCCTCGTGCACGTCGTCTCTCATGACAAGGCGTACTCGTGGGCCAAGCGGCGGCTCTATACGGTCAATGCGGTGACTCGCTGTCTCGAAGTGCGCGACCTCACCGCCATGGAGCAGATCACCCCGCTCTTCGCGCAGGAGGCCCAGGCCGCGCCCCAACTCCTCTTCACCGCCTGGTCGGACACCGCGCTCCGGCATCTCGGTATCGACGACGTCACCCTGCGCGCCGCCCGCACCATTACCGGCAAAGCCCAGCTGGAGGCCTTCGGGTCGCTGATGCCGGAGGATCAGTTCGAGGCGCTGTGGCTGCTCGCCGAGGGGTTCGACGCCGACGAGGTCTACCGTGATCTCGTCACCGTACGGCAGGTCGCACCCGTCGATGAGAGCGACGCGGAGCAGGGCGAACTGGCAGCCGCCGTCAGCCGTACCCGGAGCCGGATCGCCCTCATCACCGGGCCCGAGGAGCTCGCCGACATCCTCGCCAAACCCTTCGACGCCTGGCGCATCTTCCTCCACCCCGCCCAGCGGCGCATCGCCTACCGGCCCGGATATAGGGGTCCCGCCCAGATCACCGGCGGTCCCGGCACCGGCAAGACCGTCGTCGCGCTGCACCGCGTCAAGCACCTACTCAACCGCTCGCCCGACTCTCGCGTCCTGCTCACCACGTACACCGGTGCGCTCACCCGTTCCCTGCGCGCCGGGCTCGCTCTCCTCCTCGATCACGACCAGGCGCTCCTCGGCCGGGTCACCGTCACCACGGTCGACGCGCTTGCCCGGCGCACTGTGCAGGAGCTGGACGGTGCGCCGGGCGCCGTCCTCGGCGACAAGGACGAGCGCCGGCGTTGGCAGCGTCTTGCCTCAGAGCTCGGGCTGCCCTGGAATGGGGCCTTCCTGTCCCAGGAGTACCGGCACGTTGTGCTCGCTCAGGACCTGCGCGCCCACGCGGAGTACGCCCTCTGCCGGCGGCGCGGGCGCGGCAGCGCACTGGGGAGGGCGCAGCGCGAGCGCGCGTGGCAGGCGATGGCCCAGTTCGAGGACGAGCTCTCCCACGACCGTTCCTGCACCTGGCTCCAGCTGTGCGCCCAGGCCGCCCGGCTGCTGCGGGACAAGCCGGGCGAGGGACCGTCGTACGACCATGTGGTGGTGGACGAGGCCCAGGACCTGCACCCCGCCCAGTGGCGCCTGCTGCGGGCGCTGGTTCCGGAGGGGCCGGACGACCTGTTCCTCACCGGCGACCCGCACCAGCGGATCTACGACGCCCAGGTCTCCCTTCGCTCGCTCGGTATCTCCGTCGCCGGGCGCGGGGCGAGGCTGCGCCTCAACTACCGCTCCACGGAGGAGATCCTGCGCTGGTCGCGGGCGCTGCTCGGCGGGGAGCCGGTGACCGACCTGACCGGGGACGAGCCGGACTCGCTGTCCGGCTACCGGTCCCTGCTCCACGGGGAACGACCTGTGTGCGAGGGGTACGGGACGGAGTCGGCCGAGGCGGACGCTGTCGTCCGCCGGGTGCGCGACTGGGTGGCGGCCGGAGTCGCCCCCTCGGAGATCGCGGTCTGTGCCCGGTTCCACACGCAGACCACAGGGATCGGGGAGCGGCTCGCCGAGGCCGGGCTGCCCGTGGTGCGGGTCAAGGACGGAGAGCCCGAGGGCACGGCGGGAGTGCGGATTTCGAGCCTGCACAGCTTGAAGGGACTGGAGTTCCGCTGTGTGGCCGTTGCCGGGGTGACGAATTCCGCATTCCCGTTCCAGACCGCGGTAACTCCGGCCGCGGTCGACCCGCTGCAGCACGCGACGGACCTCGCAGCCGAACGGTGCCTGCTGTTCGTGGCGTGCACCCGGGCCAGGGAGGCGCTGTACGTGTCGTACAGCGGGCGGCCGAGCACATTCCTCGACAGGGTGGGGTCGGCGGCCTGA
- a CDS encoding PD-(D/E)XK nuclease family protein has translation MQNSSGVVGHDWLIRASPRMARPNAAACPTHLRTAMRPLLVAEPAMTFRPAPREEFGFGPLFTALDLWEHKDWTVEQVREELRNTRGPFLGWGAPVHPAHLAWTAHALERYVAARTREQAATIEAGLPPTTPVEQPWTWRTRRTDAPDPRGARQYEHTLWGRMYASADGTVRDLWLPSLGRAKTGRPDAELAAVAQVMAYGMPTPRRKARAEPPPAATDGTQPPGLVRVFDVGCADGSVARLLSEGPAEARQRFTDDAAPAFLTAATGTGTQPGENCVDCKATAGCTDLKRAPQLWGGRPPAIARKRRSVSAWDLRVHAECPAQYHLVRRLHLNDLSTEGRGAQRGRAVDAWLDTQHGERPARGCRDREIPSPAEIRARTGLDDASAREAAGMFAEHRLLCPLNGLGAGEQVLVKHRVTAYVPELDVVVLAVPDLVHTYRGRWIWHETKTSARALWERQSLLRTYPQLALGVLLFHAGALGDDPRRSWVELEHLREGHGESRLERVDPGRAENIDEARTVIAELAQPLLDDTTYEPRTGRHCHGCQARTWCRPGTAYVTDHPRPEDPDAQTPPRGEIPAHD, from the coding sequence ATGCAGAATTCATCGGGCGTCGTCGGCCACGACTGGCTGATCAGGGCGAGCCCCCGGATGGCCCGGCCCAACGCCGCGGCCTGCCCGACCCACCTGCGCACCGCGATGCGGCCCCTGCTCGTCGCCGAACCGGCCATGACGTTCCGTCCCGCCCCGCGCGAGGAGTTCGGGTTCGGTCCGCTCTTCACGGCCCTCGACCTCTGGGAACACAAAGACTGGACCGTCGAGCAGGTGCGCGAGGAACTCCGCAACACCCGCGGCCCCTTCCTGGGGTGGGGCGCGCCGGTACACCCCGCCCATCTGGCCTGGACCGCCCACGCCCTGGAACGCTATGTGGCGGCCCGCACCCGGGAGCAGGCCGCCACCATCGAGGCCGGACTGCCCCCGACCACACCGGTCGAGCAGCCGTGGACGTGGCGCACCCGACGCACGGACGCCCCCGACCCGCGCGGCGCCCGGCAGTACGAACACACCCTCTGGGGTCGCATGTACGCCTCCGCCGACGGGACGGTGCGCGATCTGTGGCTGCCGTCCCTGGGCCGGGCCAAGACCGGCCGCCCCGACGCCGAACTCGCGGCCGTGGCACAGGTGATGGCGTACGGGATGCCCACCCCCCGGCGCAAGGCGCGCGCCGAGCCCCCGCCCGCCGCGACCGATGGCACCCAGCCGCCGGGACTGGTCCGCGTCTTCGATGTCGGATGCGCCGACGGCTCCGTGGCGAGGCTGCTCTCCGAAGGTCCCGCCGAGGCGCGGCAGCGGTTCACGGACGACGCGGCGCCCGCTTTCCTCACAGCCGCGACCGGAACCGGCACGCAGCCCGGGGAGAACTGCGTCGACTGCAAGGCCACCGCCGGCTGTACGGACCTGAAGCGCGCCCCACAACTCTGGGGCGGGCGGCCCCCGGCCATCGCACGAAAACGCCGCTCCGTCTCCGCCTGGGACCTGCGCGTGCACGCCGAATGCCCTGCCCAGTACCACCTGGTGCGACGGCTGCACCTCAACGATCTGTCCACCGAGGGCCGGGGAGCACAGCGCGGACGGGCCGTCGACGCCTGGCTCGACACGCAACACGGCGAACGCCCCGCGCGAGGCTGCCGGGACCGCGAGATCCCCAGCCCGGCCGAGATACGCGCCAGGACCGGACTCGATGACGCGTCCGCGCGCGAGGCCGCCGGCATGTTCGCCGAGCACCGGCTGCTGTGCCCGCTCAACGGACTCGGCGCCGGTGAACAGGTGCTCGTGAAGCACCGGGTAACGGCCTACGTGCCTGAACTCGATGTCGTCGTCCTCGCCGTACCCGACCTGGTGCACACCTATCGCGGCCGGTGGATCTGGCACGAGACCAAAACATCGGCCCGCGCGCTGTGGGAACGGCAGTCCCTGCTCCGCACCTACCCCCAACTCGCACTCGGTGTACTGCTCTTCCACGCGGGCGCGCTCGGCGACGACCCGCGCCGCTCCTGGGTCGAGCTGGAGCACCTGCGCGAAGGCCACGGCGAGAGCCGGCTCGAACGCGTCGACCCCGGCCGGGCGGAGAACATCGACGAAGCCCGGACCGTCATCGCCGAACTCGCCCAGCCGCTCCTGGACGACACCACGTACGAGCCGAGGACAGGGCGCCACTGCCACGGCTGCCAGGCACGGACCTGGTGCCGGCCCGGTACCGCCTATGTCACCGACCATCCGCGCCCGGAAGACCCCGACGCGCAGACCCCTCCGCGAGGAGAGATCCCGGCCCATGACTGA
- a CDS encoding N-6 DNA methylase has translation MSTSRAVPVTLAEIARLAGVGRAAVSNWRRRHPSFPERIAGTDVNPQFSMFEIENWLRDNRKLRKSTELEWLWPRFEALGGRDETGAAVAEAGRLLSGRENEVGKELPDSTRALIERVVDLGRREGGAQTFAFLLRRWLDVHVRQITTTPEPLAALMADLALGAAGGAGGAGGAGGATVMDPACGTGHLLVAAAEAVKACGAGAVTLLGSDRDPVLAALADARLRLADEGKRTRIDLRAGDSLRDDPFADSPADIVLCNPPFNERDWGYEELATDARWSHGLPPRTEPELAWVQHCLARLRPGGVAVLLLPPAVAARKAGRRIRGSLLRTGHLRAVVALPPGCAAPHSVSLHLWVLRTPAPGEEARAGGRLLVADAASRFPRSSAREWAPDWAAIGAFVREAVREAGSPQASAYVRQVPVIELLDDEVDLTPGRHIAPSSVDIAHRMAESWHEFTGLTASVGRTARHLAALDLAAATADTPSATTVAELARAGALTLRSGQQPPEESIRTGPSFDDDIPLLTVPDLLMDGEPRSWLAPGDAAACEAVIAEPGDIVVVGVTRAFSAWVHEGPPTALGPQLHAVRVQPEQLDAWFLAGSLRSPANARQAGTHTTSSSRIDVRRLQVRQVPLGEQRRYGEAFRELATFERMVRRTGSLGADLVRDLGDELAAGRLAGGA, from the coding sequence ATGTCCACGTCGCGTGCCGTACCGGTGACCTTGGCCGAAATTGCCCGTCTCGCGGGTGTGGGGCGAGCCGCCGTGAGCAACTGGCGGCGGCGGCATCCGTCCTTCCCCGAGCGGATCGCCGGCACCGACGTCAACCCGCAGTTCTCCATGTTCGAGATCGAGAACTGGCTGCGCGACAACAGGAAACTCAGGAAGTCCACCGAGCTGGAATGGCTCTGGCCCCGCTTCGAAGCTCTCGGCGGGCGCGATGAGACCGGGGCCGCCGTCGCCGAGGCGGGACGGCTCCTCTCCGGTCGGGAGAACGAGGTAGGCAAGGAGCTCCCGGACTCGACGCGGGCGCTGATCGAACGGGTCGTGGACCTAGGGCGGCGCGAAGGAGGCGCGCAGACCTTCGCGTTCCTGCTACGCCGCTGGCTCGACGTCCATGTGCGCCAGATCACCACGACGCCGGAGCCGCTGGCCGCGCTCATGGCGGACCTCGCTCTCGGTGCGGCGGGCGGTGCCGGCGGTGCCGGCGGTGCCGGCGGTGCCACGGTCATGGACCCGGCCTGCGGAACCGGGCACCTTCTCGTGGCCGCGGCCGAAGCAGTGAAGGCATGCGGCGCCGGGGCGGTCACCCTGCTCGGCAGCGACCGCGACCCCGTCCTCGCCGCACTGGCGGATGCCCGCCTGCGCCTCGCCGATGAGGGAAAGCGGACACGCATCGACCTACGGGCGGGGGACTCCCTGCGCGACGACCCGTTCGCTGACTCCCCCGCTGACATCGTCCTGTGCAACCCGCCCTTCAACGAACGGGACTGGGGGTACGAGGAGCTGGCCACCGACGCCCGCTGGAGCCACGGACTACCCCCGCGCACCGAGCCCGAACTCGCCTGGGTCCAGCATTGCCTGGCCCGGCTGCGTCCCGGCGGCGTCGCCGTGCTGCTGCTGCCGCCCGCCGTTGCGGCCAGGAAGGCGGGCCGACGCATCCGCGGTTCGCTGCTGCGCACCGGTCACCTGCGGGCCGTCGTCGCACTGCCGCCGGGATGTGCGGCGCCGCACAGCGTCTCCCTGCACCTATGGGTGCTGCGGACGCCTGCACCCGGGGAGGAGGCGCGGGCGGGCGGCCGACTGCTGGTCGCCGACGCCGCATCACGCTTCCCCCGGTCCTCGGCGCGGGAGTGGGCCCCCGATTGGGCAGCGATCGGCGCCTTTGTACGCGAGGCCGTCAGGGAGGCCGGCTCCCCGCAGGCCTCCGCCTACGTGCGACAAGTCCCCGTCATCGAACTCCTCGACGATGAGGTCGACCTCACCCCTGGGCGCCACATCGCCCCGTCATCGGTGGACATCGCACACCGAATGGCCGAATCCTGGCACGAGTTCACCGGCCTCACCGCGAGCGTAGGCCGGACGGCCCGGCATCTCGCGGCGCTCGACCTCGCCGCGGCCACGGCGGACACGCCGTCGGCGACCACGGTCGCCGAACTGGCCCGGGCCGGGGCGCTCACTCTGCGCAGCGGCCAACAACCGCCGGAGGAGTCGATTCGCACCGGCCCGTCGTTCGACGACGACATCCCACTGCTTACCGTCCCCGACCTGCTGATGGACGGCGAACCCCGAAGCTGGCTCGCCCCCGGCGACGCGGCAGCCTGCGAGGCCGTGATCGCCGAACCCGGGGACATCGTGGTGGTGGGGGTGACCCGGGCATTCTCCGCCTGGGTCCATGAGGGGCCGCCGACCGCCCTCGGTCCGCAGCTGCACGCCGTGCGGGTGCAGCCCGAACAGCTCGACGCCTGGTTCCTCGCCGGTTCACTCCGCTCCCCGGCCAACGCCCGGCAAGCCGGAACCCACACGACGAGCTCTTCTCGGATCGACGTCCGCCGCCTCCAGGTCCGCCAGGTGCCCCTCGGCGAGCAGCGGCGCTACGGCGAGGCATTCCGCGAACTGGCCACCTTCGAGCGGATGGTGCGCCGTACCGGCAGCCTGGGCGCGGACCTCGTCCGTGACCTCGGCGACGAGCTGGCGGCCGGACGCCTGGCGGGCGGGGCGTAG
- a CDS encoding ATP-binding protein: MVFSTLFPTTRHGAHAARHAAERWLALHLSPDEPRGGDLATPAAILIAELTANAALHGRVHGRQARLDLRLDVTELLIEVTDARGDRLPTAQRPEDAVESGRGLLLVETLSDGWGVRPHHPGGKTVWAVCRR; encoded by the coding sequence TTGGTCTTCAGCACCCTCTTCCCCACCACCAGACACGGTGCCCACGCCGCCCGCCACGCCGCCGAACGATGGCTCGCCCTCCATCTGTCACCGGACGAGCCGCGCGGCGGCGACCTCGCCACGCCCGCCGCCATCCTCATCGCTGAACTCACCGCGAACGCCGCCCTGCACGGCCGGGTGCACGGCCGTCAGGCCCGCCTCGACCTCCGACTGGATGTGACCGAACTGCTCATCGAGGTCACCGACGCTCGTGGCGACCGGCTGCCGACGGCGCAACGACCAGAGGACGCCGTCGAGTCGGGCCGAGGGCTGCTGCTCGTCGAGACCCTGTCGGACGGCTGGGGCGTACGCCCGCATCACCCCGGCGGGAAGACGGTGTGGGCCGTGTGCCGCCGGTAG
- a CDS encoding DUF397 domain-containing protein, producing MSTEQPPRLQWFKSSYSSGEGGECVEVASDRAAIHVRDSKERGGPQLTFTRDAWATFVADVGRGWSH from the coding sequence ATGAGCACCGAACAGCCCCCACGGCTCCAGTGGTTCAAGAGCTCGTACAGCAGTGGAGAGGGTGGCGAATGCGTCGAGGTCGCCTCCGACCGCGCCGCCATCCACGTACGGGACTCCAAGGAGCGCGGCGGCCCCCAGCTCACGTTCACGCGCGACGCATGGGCCACGTTCGTTGCGGACGTCGGGCGGGGCTGGTCCCACTGA
- a CDS encoding serine/threonine-protein kinase, producing MDADTYKPGAGDLIDGCYELTDSLGKGGMAHVWRAREVPGGREVAVKFLSHDSEALNCLAPHERAAELTVRKARFRREAGLLGALDHPGITELYGSGSHQGVPYIAMRLVTGMSLRTFLDEHNPLPLAAAIAVAVQAAEALACAHTLPVVHRDLKPANIMIDDGGTVVLIDFGIAKPLRADATRHTAHGSTLGTRGYLAPEQLLELEPTARTDIYCFGCIFYELLTGKPPFPLGAESGLTDKHLHEAPLPPSVYAAGLPEVIDDLLMRMLAKKPERRPAVDEVLEVLAPFRPGPGDPEPRPRTRPDPTAPLRRPPDSALHPRPAPAVPPAASAPGEEEWLDTRAVEQLCTQAESEITSGEPGDAAGRLRGLTARVRKEWGERRPLVRRVWQGAADGLRLAGDFGSAARLYQGIDDDLIHGEGPAERAERAVIRLRLAECRLVFGELETVITAVDTAGHTAAGLPPELAAWVETVRRGVDAQLTARLAAPGRMEA from the coding sequence GTGGACGCGGATACGTACAAGCCCGGCGCGGGTGACCTGATCGACGGGTGTTACGAGTTGACGGACTCGCTCGGCAAGGGCGGGATGGCCCACGTCTGGCGGGCCCGCGAGGTACCCGGGGGTCGGGAGGTGGCGGTGAAGTTCCTCAGCCATGACTCCGAGGCCCTTAACTGCCTCGCCCCGCACGAGCGGGCGGCCGAACTCACCGTCAGAAAAGCCCGGTTCCGACGCGAGGCCGGTCTTCTGGGCGCGCTCGACCACCCGGGCATCACGGAGTTGTACGGGAGCGGGTCGCACCAGGGCGTGCCGTACATCGCCATGCGCCTGGTGACCGGGATGAGCCTGAGGACCTTCCTCGACGAGCACAATCCCCTGCCCCTGGCCGCGGCGATCGCCGTCGCCGTGCAGGCGGCCGAGGCACTGGCCTGTGCGCACACCCTTCCTGTGGTGCACCGGGATCTCAAGCCGGCGAACATCATGATCGACGATGGGGGCACGGTCGTCCTCATCGACTTCGGTATCGCCAAGCCGCTGCGCGCCGACGCCACGAGGCACACGGCGCACGGTTCGACGCTGGGCACCCGGGGCTACCTGGCGCCCGAGCAGCTCCTGGAGCTGGAGCCCACCGCGCGAACGGACATCTACTGCTTCGGGTGCATCTTCTACGAACTCCTCACCGGAAAACCCCCGTTCCCGCTCGGCGCGGAATCCGGCCTCACCGACAAGCACCTCCATGAGGCGCCGCTGCCGCCGAGCGTGTACGCCGCGGGCCTCCCTGAGGTGATCGATGACCTGTTGATGCGGATGCTCGCCAAGAAGCCCGAGCGGCGCCCGGCCGTCGACGAGGTCCTGGAGGTCCTCGCTCCGTTCAGGCCCGGGCCCGGCGACCCCGAGCCCCGGCCGCGCACCCGCCCCGACCCCACCGCCCCCTTGCGTCGGCCGCCGGACAGCGCTCTGCATCCGCGCCCCGCTCCTGCCGTCCCACCTGCCGCATCCGCGCCGGGCGAGGAGGAGTGGCTGGACACCCGCGCGGTCGAACAGCTCTGCACGCAGGCCGAGTCGGAGATCACCTCCGGCGAACCGGGCGACGCGGCCGGCCGCCTGCGCGGACTGACGGCGCGGGTCCGCAAGGAGTGGGGAGAGCGCCGCCCCCTCGTGCGCCGTGTGTGGCAGGGAGCGGCGGACGGACTCCGTCTCGCCGGTGACTTCGGCTCCGCGGCCCGCCTCTACCAGGGAATCGACGACGACCTCATCCACGGGGAGGGTCCCGCCGAGCGGGCCGAACGCGCGGTGATCCGGTTGCGCCTTGCCGAATGCCGCCTGGTCTTCGGCGAACTGGAGACCGTCATTACCGCGGTCGACACGGCGGGGCACACGGCTGCGGGCTTGCCACCGGAACTCGCGGCATGGGTCGAGACCGTACGACGCGGGGTTGACGCCCAGCTCACGGCCCGGCTCGCTGCCCCGGGGCGCATGGAGGCGTGA